One Sulfurimonas sp. C5 genomic region harbors:
- a CDS encoding GNAT family N-acyltransferase codes for MINVEKLLENNYENQLKKLPPWSVKLLVSGFKKLFCEKKLNKIDQGKEHLRGLEFTDNLLDGLGITYRVKPKELQNIPATGRLIVIANHPTGMQDSFSLVQLIANAREDKKVKLLINSMLYETSKGFGWGIPVDVRGGISKTSLQAINETLENEEALIIFPAGFVNRFSFLQGLKDSEWKVSFLKIAQKTQTPILPIKVKGRNSLLFYIASFLLPKHISGLLLMREFVNAGKQKALNFTIGKVIPPESFANKAITTQEYLQMFYKHLYTLEKNKGDILKTEITIGAPKNKKMLKDEVQRAEYLGETADGKMIILADAKHSPFLLRELGRVREISFRAIGGGTGQAHDNDLYDQYYKHLILWDSEELEIVGAYRIGECEDIIKDKGREGLYTYNLCTFSNDFQEYCGNSVELGRSFVQPKYWSTRALDNLWQGVGAYLAHNPKIKYTYGTVTINANTPKKAVAALVYFYSTYFSCSTHMMQAKTPYVMSDASKEEFDILFEGLSYKEGFVVLKKYLKELNTSVPTLFKQYTELYEDGAVRFFDFSVNESLFGVVEGFIIADNSRMKKEKRKRYIESYEKLKTIDKLTGLSTKAHFCEQLSTMLKYKRKTDTNTAVVVLELDENEINESLLVKAANVLKRSLRDDDLIGRYDTQKLIFALKNVAEDDLDKILKKLKMALKLECSFNSAYFGDNDNLEQELCSIENNMFAKAS; via the coding sequence ATGATTAATGTAGAAAAATTATTAGAAAATAACTATGAAAACCAATTAAAAAAACTTCCACCCTGGTCGGTCAAGTTATTAGTTTCAGGATTTAAAAAACTTTTTTGTGAAAAGAAGCTCAATAAGATAGACCAAGGTAAAGAACATCTGAGAGGTTTGGAGTTTACCGATAATCTTTTAGACGGTCTTGGTATTACATATAGGGTAAAACCAAAAGAGTTGCAAAATATTCCGGCAACAGGAAGGCTGATTGTAATTGCAAACCATCCAACAGGGATGCAAGATTCTTTTTCTTTAGTGCAGCTAATTGCGAATGCAAGAGAAGATAAAAAGGTAAAACTTCTTATAAATTCAATGTTGTATGAAACATCGAAAGGGTTTGGCTGGGGGATACCAGTAGATGTAAGAGGGGGGATATCTAAAACAAGTCTGCAAGCGATCAATGAAACCCTCGAAAATGAAGAAGCACTTATTATTTTTCCTGCAGGGTTTGTAAACCGTTTCTCATTTCTCCAAGGTTTAAAAGATAGTGAGTGGAAAGTTAGTTTTCTAAAAATAGCACAAAAAACCCAAACACCGATATTGCCAATAAAGGTCAAAGGAAGAAATTCTTTACTGTTTTATATAGCTTCATTTCTTTTACCAAAACATATTTCTGGACTTTTACTGATGCGTGAATTTGTCAATGCCGGTAAGCAAAAAGCACTTAACTTTACGATCGGAAAAGTGATTCCTCCTGAGTCGTTTGCAAATAAAGCAATTACAACACAAGAGTATTTGCAGATGTTTTATAAACACCTGTACACTTTAGAGAAAAATAAAGGGGATATTCTAAAAACAGAGATTACAATTGGAGCACCTAAAAATAAGAAGATGTTAAAAGATGAGGTACAAAGAGCTGAGTATCTCGGGGAGACTGCTGATGGCAAAATGATTATCTTAGCTGATGCAAAACATTCACCTTTTTTACTCCGTGAGCTTGGACGTGTTCGTGAGATCTCATTCCGTGCGATTGGTGGAGGTACGGGTCAGGCACATGATAATGACTTGTATGATCAGTATTATAAACATCTTATTCTTTGGGATAGTGAAGAGCTCGAGATCGTAGGAGCCTATAGAATAGGTGAGTGTGAGGATATTATAAAAGATAAGGGACGAGAGGGGTTATACACATATAACTTATGTACTTTTAGTAATGATTTTCAGGAGTATTGTGGTAATTCGGTAGAACTAGGACGTAGTTTTGTACAGCCGAAGTACTGGAGTACACGTGCTCTTGATAATCTCTGGCAGGGTGTTGGTGCATATCTCGCACATAATCCAAAGATCAAATATACTTACGGAACTGTTACAATCAATGCAAATACTCCCAAAAAAGCTGTAGCTGCTTTAGTTTACTTTTATTCAACATATTTTTCATGCAGTACTCATATGATGCAGGCAAAAACACCTTATGTAATGTCGGATGCAAGTAAAGAAGAGTTTGATATCCTTTTTGAAGGACTTTCATATAAAGAGGGTTTTGTAGTACTCAAAAAATATCTTAAAGAGTTAAACACATCAGTACCGACACTTTTTAAGCAATATACGGAACTTTATGAAGATGGAGCTGTAAGGTTTTTTGATTTTAGTGTAAACGAGTCTCTCTTTGGAGTAGTTGAGGGATTTATTATCGCAGATAATTCGCGAATGAAAAAAGAAAAAAGAAAACGTTATATTGAAAGTTATGAAAAACTAAAAACTATAGATAAACTCACAGGACTTTCTACAAAAGCTCATTTCTGTGAACAGCTAAGTACGATGCTGAAGTATAAAAGAAAGACAGATACAAATACTGCCGTTGTTGTACTAGAACTGGATGAAAACGAGATAAATGAGAGCCTGTTAGTGAAAGCGGCAAACGTATTAAAAAGGTCACTTAGAGATGATGACCTTATAGGAAGATACGATACACAAAAATTGATTTTTGCTTTGAAAAATGTTGCTGAGGATGACTTAGATAAAATCTTGAAAAAATTAAAAATGGCTCTGAAACTAGAGTGTTCTTTTAACAGCGCTTATTTTGGAGACAACGATAACCTTGAACAAGAGTTATGCTCTATAGAAAATAACATGTTTGCAAAAGCATCATAA
- the rplT gene encoding 50S ribosomal protein L20, with product MPRVKTGVVRRRRHKKILKLAKGFYSGRRKHFRKAKEQLERSMMYAFRDRKQKKREFRKLWIIRINAACRLNDMNYSTFMNGLKKSGIELDRKILADMAMNDAAAFSKVVEASKAALA from the coding sequence GTGTTGTTCGTAGAAGAAGACACAAAAAAATATTAAAATTAGCAAAAGGTTTCTATAGTGGTCGTCGTAAACACTTTAGAAAAGCTAAGGAACAATTAGAACGTTCAATGATGTATGCGTTCCGTGACAGAAAGCAAAAGAAACGTGAATTCCGTAAATTATGGATCATCCGTATCAATGCTGCTTGTCGTTTAAACGATATGAACTATTCAACTTTCATGAACGGACTTAAAAAATCTGGCATCGAGCTTGACCGTAAAATTCTTGCTGACATGGCTATGAATGATGCTGCTGCTTTCTCTAAAGTAGTAGAAGCTTCAAAAGCTGCATTAGCATAA
- a CDS encoding outer membrane lipoprotein-sorting protein, whose translation MKKLLLLGILSINLLAISNLDVAKKSEAAMSGFQDSSSEMTMTLINANNQKRERKMKMIVLEQDKGDKSLMTFISPADVKGTKFLNYEHVNKDDEQWLYLPALKRVKRIASKSKSGSFMGSEFSYEDLSSFSIDKFIFLGDAKVVTLDGEKLYEVQRKPKSEYSGYTKQISWVDQKTYLIKKVDYYDRKHELLKTAYFEDYKKISGVWRVGKMRMVNHQNDKKTILVWKNEKIKTGLKEKNFHKRVLKNNRI comes from the coding sequence GTGAAAAAACTGCTTCTACTAGGGATTTTATCTATCAATTTATTGGCAATAAGCAATTTGGATGTTGCAAAGAAAAGTGAAGCTGCTATGAGCGGTTTTCAAGACTCCTCTTCAGAGATGACAATGACTTTGATCAATGCAAATAATCAAAAGCGTGAAAGAAAAATGAAGATGATCGTACTTGAACAAGATAAAGGTGATAAATCGCTAATGACTTTTATATCTCCTGCAGATGTAAAAGGGACAAAGTTTTTAAACTATGAACATGTTAATAAAGATGATGAACAGTGGCTTTATTTACCAGCCTTAAAAAGAGTGAAGAGAATTGCATCGAAAAGTAAGTCAGGTTCCTTTATGGGGAGTGAATTCTCGTATGAAGATTTAAGTTCGTTTAGTATCGATAAGTTTATTTTTCTTGGGGATGCAAAGGTCGTCACATTAGATGGGGAAAAACTTTACGAGGTACAAAGAAAACCAAAAAGCGAATATTCAGGATATACAAAACAGATTTCATGGGTTGACCAAAAAACATACCTGATTAAAAAAGTTGATTATTATGATCGTAAACATGAGCTTTTAAAAACTGCATACTTTGAAGATTACAAAAAGATCTCTGGAGTATGGCGTGTTGGAAAAATGAGAATGGTCAATCATCAAAATGATAAAAAAACAATCTTGGTGTGGAAAAATGAAAAAATAAAAACAGGACTCAAAGAGAAGAATTTTCACAAAAGAGTTCTAAAAAATAATAGAATTTAA
- a CDS encoding GGDEF domain-containing protein, giving the protein MIQDSTFLTIINIIPNPLIVTNGKEVVLSNQNFLDFLGLDSLDDLKKNNRCICNFFLEHPDYFSAKNLEEDEGWIDFLCKNPKGIKVSMLNSHGEGRAFEISIGRLDEYHDMYVIVFTDITSLQNEKRILEKLAYKDPLTDIYNRQIFNTMLQQAYADKQKDGAQVSLILFDIDHFKMVNDNYGHDMGDKVLIELTKIIGKNIRTSDVFARWGGEEFVILLPNTGSDAAYKKAEFLREIVENNEVEYIPKITISLGVTEIALSDKERTCFKRVDTALYKAKETRNKAVLI; this is encoded by the coding sequence ATGATCCAAGATTCCACTTTTTTAACTATTATTAATATCATTCCAAACCCTCTTATTGTGACCAACGGGAAAGAAGTTGTACTGTCAAATCAAAATTTTTTAGATTTTTTGGGACTCGATTCTTTAGATGATTTAAAAAAAAATAACAGATGCATATGTAATTTTTTTTTAGAACATCCTGATTATTTCTCTGCAAAAAATTTAGAAGAGGATGAAGGCTGGATTGATTTCTTATGTAAAAATCCTAAAGGTATAAAGGTGTCGATGTTAAACTCTCATGGAGAGGGAAGAGCTTTTGAGATAAGCATAGGCCGTTTAGATGAGTATCATGACATGTATGTCATCGTGTTTACAGATATTACCTCTTTACAAAACGAAAAAAGAATTTTAGAAAAGCTAGCGTACAAAGATCCTTTAACAGATATATACAATAGACAAATTTTCAATACAATGCTACAGCAAGCCTATGCTGACAAGCAAAAAGACGGTGCACAAGTTTCGCTGATCTTATTTGATATTGATCACTTTAAAATGGTAAATGACAACTACGGTCACGATATGGGGGATAAAGTATTAATTGAGTTAACCAAGATTATTGGTAAAAATATACGTACTAGTGACGTGTTTGCCAGATGGGGTGGGGAAGAGTTTGTGATTCTCTTGCCAAATACAGGGAGTGATGCAGCATATAAAAAAGCAGAGTTTTTACGAGAAATTGTCGAAAATAACGAAGTAGAGTACATCCCAAAAATTACAATTAGTTTAGGCGTTACCGAAATAGCATTATCGGATAAGGAAAGAACATGTTTTAAACGTGTTGACACAGCTTTATACAAAGCAAAAGAGACACGTAATAAAGCAGTACTTATTTAG
- a CDS encoding efflux RND transporter periplasmic adaptor subunit — translation MKEHSLEDTIGVQKTKTSKWKRLFVWLSLIVVLAVVVGMKFMPEKEHVEYKTQAAEVRDIVITVSATGNLEPTNTVDVGIEVSGTITDVYVDFNDYVKKGQLLAKIDTTKLESKVRNSKAALAVAKAELENTKVSLHNAKVELERAQTLFKSTKGNYPSSKEMEATKATYDLASASYSGKKALVLQAEANLQTNEDDLRKAVVRSPLDGVILNRSIDVGQSVVASMQIPILFTIAENLAKMELSVSVDEADIGQVSKGQSVSFTVDAYPKKTFSGVITKVQYNSEIVDGVVTYNAIVAVNNNDLLLRPGMTATAQIKTQEFKQVLTIPNAALRYAPQAENTDNIQGDRVWILEKGKPQSREVVLGESDGVYTIVKSGLAKDVKVIIGSK, via the coding sequence ATGAAAGAGCATTCACTAGAAGATACAATAGGTGTACAGAAAACAAAAACATCCAAATGGAAACGCTTATTTGTATGGCTAAGTCTAATAGTTGTTCTTGCAGTTGTTGTTGGTATGAAATTTATGCCAGAGAAAGAACATGTCGAGTATAAGACGCAAGCTGCAGAAGTTCGAGATATTGTTATTACTGTTTCAGCAACAGGAAACTTGGAACCTACAAATACAGTAGATGTCGGCATAGAAGTTTCAGGGACGATTACCGACGTGTATGTAGATTTTAACGATTATGTAAAAAAAGGGCAACTTCTAGCCAAGATCGATACAACAAAGCTTGAATCAAAAGTAAGAAATTCCAAGGCGGCACTTGCCGTTGCAAAAGCAGAACTTGAAAATACAAAAGTTTCACTTCATAATGCTAAAGTGGAACTAGAACGTGCACAGACTTTATTTAAATCTACAAAAGGGAACTACCCTTCAAGTAAAGAGATGGAAGCGACAAAGGCTACATACGATCTTGCAAGTGCCAGTTATAGCGGGAAAAAAGCACTGGTTTTGCAAGCTGAGGCAAATCTACAGACTAATGAAGATGATCTGCGCAAAGCAGTTGTCCGTTCACCATTGGATGGTGTCATACTTAACCGCAGTATTGATGTGGGGCAAAGCGTTGTTGCTTCGATGCAGATTCCGATACTTTTTACGATTGCAGAAAACTTGGCAAAGATGGAGTTGTCGGTAAGTGTTGATGAAGCAGATATAGGACAGGTGAGTAAAGGACAGAGTGTCTCATTCACCGTTGATGCCTATCCAAAAAAAACTTTTAGCGGAGTGATCACGAAAGTACAATACAATTCTGAGATAGTAGACGGGGTGGTGACTTATAATGCGATTGTCGCAGTCAATAACAATGATTTACTGTTAAGACCTGGAATGACGGCAACTGCACAGATAAAAACACAAGAGTTTAAACAGGTACTGACTATCCCCAATGCAGCATTACGGTATGCTCCACAAGCGGAAAATACAGATAATATTCAGGGGGATAGAGTCTGGATTTTGGAAAAGGGTAAGCCTCAATCAAGAGAGGTGGTTTTAGGAGAAAGCGATGGTGTTTACACAATCGTTAAAAGTGGATTAGCAAAAGATGTAAAAGTGATCATAGGTAGTAAATAG
- a CDS encoding ABC transporter permease has translation MFINALLLAIKEIRRNLLRSFLTVLGIVIGVASVIAMVILGDGTTAHITQNISKLGSNMLTLTPGAERRGPASAGITTKPFNIDDIAVLQRETTSISAVAPSTAASLTAVYGNENHTTAVYGTNNDYFTIRDWTIDKGRTFTEQELSSGKAVCVIGHTVQEELFGQQNPINKNIRLEKFSCQVIGTLESKGAAGMRGMDQDDFIAVPIRMFQRRISGSRDISAILLSFKKDANIEEAKKEVTLIMREIRRIRKGMDDDFHVHDMRDIIKTMTSTTKMLTYLLGSVAAISLLVGGIGIMNIMLVSVTERTREIGIRLAIGAMEREVLLQFLVESIVLSSLGGLIGVIIGLAIAFGATNYFDIPFIINTTVIIVAFIFSMFVGIFFGYFPAKKAAKMNPIDALRHE, from the coding sequence ATGTTCATTAATGCCTTATTACTTGCAATAAAAGAGATCAGAAGAAATTTACTCCGTTCATTTTTAACGGTGCTTGGGATTGTAATCGGTGTTGCATCAGTGATTGCTATGGTAATTTTAGGGGATGGTACAACTGCACATATTACGCAAAATATTTCTAAACTCGGAAGCAATATGCTGACGTTAACTCCGGGAGCAGAGCGTAGAGGTCCCGCATCTGCAGGGATTACAACAAAACCTTTTAATATAGATGATATTGCCGTACTTCAAAGAGAGACAACTTCCATTAGTGCAGTTGCTCCTTCAACAGCGGCAAGTTTGACGGCCGTTTACGGCAATGAAAATCATACAACGGCGGTATACGGTACAAATAATGACTACTTTACGATTCGTGATTGGACTATCGATAAAGGAAGAACATTTACAGAGCAGGAATTAAGCAGCGGAAAAGCTGTATGTGTAATAGGACATACGGTTCAAGAGGAGTTATTCGGGCAACAAAACCCGATCAATAAAAACATACGTTTGGAAAAATTTTCGTGTCAGGTGATAGGTACTTTGGAGTCTAAAGGGGCTGCAGGAATGAGAGGAATGGATCAAGACGATTTTATAGCGGTTCCAATTAGAATGTTCCAGCGCCGAATAAGCGGGAGCAGAGATATTAGTGCTATTTTGCTTTCGTTTAAAAAAGATGCAAATATAGAGGAAGCAAAAAAAGAGGTAACACTTATCATGCGTGAGATTCGACGTATTCGTAAAGGAATGGATGATGATTTTCATGTACATGATATGCGTGATATCATTAAGACGATGACATCAACGACTAAAATGTTAACTTATTTACTTGGTTCTGTGGCAGCAATTAGTTTACTTGTTGGTGGAATAGGTATTATGAATATTATGCTGGTTTCAGTCACTGAACGTACCCGTGAAATCGGTATCCGTCTTGCAATCGGTGCTATGGAGCGGGAAGTGTTGCTTCAGTTTTTGGTTGAATCTATTGTCCTTTCATCGCTTGGCGGACTTATAGGGGTGATTATCGGTTTAGCGATAGCATTTGGAGCAACAAACTATTTTGATATACCCTTTATTATTAATACAACGGTAATAATTGTAGCTTTTATATTTTCTATGTTTGTGGGGATCTTTTTTGGATACTTCCCTGCAAAAAAAGCAGCGAAGATGAACCCGATAGATGCCCTGCGACACGAATAA
- a CDS encoding TolC family protein, producing the protein MGISTFVTVSYAEDVVLTVDKKKILDEKKKSIKAGAKAQRYEWLSPVNLSASHTQQYSDKTNTRSGLSQLSASFSQNIFRSGGIYYTIKYADDKYSYDALSLEQQNKNYQKEIILSTLRIKKYELQLKQSEYLIENKKITLFLKQTQYEVGDIDITLLNDALMEKNTEQTNYVLLQETLASEQLELQKYTDVSAESISLPTFSLIDEITYNKYNYNIAMAKQQNNVTYDSYKKGMADYLPSVKFNAQATYTSYDSGAVVLNQNGTLYSAGLVLNIPLDYNAFASVEEKYASHLEQLAQTNDTQREEILEYKKTLLAINRYKEVNKILQENLELYTKLRKITKKAFETGYKTGYDVQILDNSISSAKLEIEINKINIQLELAKLHFAIKDKEQL; encoded by the coding sequence GTGGGTATTAGCACTTTTGTTACTGTCTCTTATGCTGAAGATGTGGTACTTACAGTTGATAAAAAAAAGATATTAGATGAGAAGAAAAAAAGTATAAAAGCTGGGGCAAAAGCACAGCGTTACGAATGGCTTTCACCTGTAAATCTTTCTGCATCACATACACAGCAATATTCTGATAAAACAAATACAAGAAGTGGACTTTCCCAGCTTTCAGCATCTTTTTCTCAAAATATTTTTCGTTCTGGCGGCATCTACTACACAATTAAATATGCTGATGACAAATACAGTTATGATGCTCTTTCATTAGAACAGCAAAATAAAAATTATCAAAAAGAGATTATCCTCTCCACGTTGCGTATAAAAAAGTATGAATTACAACTCAAACAGAGCGAGTATCTAATTGAAAACAAAAAGATCACACTTTTCTTAAAACAAACGCAGTACGAAGTAGGAGATATAGATATTACTTTGTTAAATGACGCTTTGATGGAGAAAAATACGGAACAGACAAATTATGTACTTTTGCAAGAAACCCTGGCAAGTGAGCAATTGGAACTGCAAAAATATACGGATGTTTCAGCAGAATCAATCTCTCTGCCTACATTTTCATTGATTGATGAAATAACATATAATAAGTACAACTATAACATCGCCATGGCAAAACAACAAAACAATGTTACTTATGACAGCTATAAAAAAGGGATGGCTGATTATCTTCCATCTGTGAAGTTTAATGCTCAAGCGACTTATACAAGTTACGATAGCGGCGCAGTAGTATTAAATCAAAACGGTACACTCTACAGTGCAGGCTTGGTGCTAAACATCCCACTTGATTATAACGCTTTTGCATCAGTAGAAGAGAAATATGCATCACATTTAGAACAACTAGCACAGACAAATGATACACAAAGAGAAGAGATTTTAGAGTATAAAAAAACACTTCTTGCAATTAACCGATATAAAGAAGTGAATAAAATTTTACAAGAGAATTTAGAACTTTATACAAAATTACGAAAAATTACTAAAAAAGCCTTTGAAACAGGATATAAAACAGGGTATGACGTACAAATTCTAGATAATTCAATAAGTTCTGCAAAATTAGAGATAGAGATAAATAAGATAAACATTCAACTTGAACTTGCTAAATTACATTTTGCTATAAAAGATAAGGAACAATTATGA
- a CDS encoding MMPL family transporter, whose amino-acid sequence MKKIFSSIIKFRWFIVILIPLLTLLFAWQLKNIQFDGSYRIWFGKDSDALVKFDKFRSVFGNDDAIIIILDLKEGVFNKKALSTIDRLTNKLWETRFIARVDSITNYQYIHKSEEYPDEIVIENFIEDIEHLRSDDLEQKKEIALKENMLQGKLLNCDATTTMIVGRLTPKASQYFGSSKIIKDLVDGYIQDETKKTGYKFRLAGGPPLNATFSSLGKHDATTYTPLAILIAMVLLWFIFKRLSGVLLSVAVVVFTFVIVLAIQVMLGFKLNNFTANMPIFIIAIGIADAMHLYWIYLLGRKEGLDNHGAIHYSLEKNFLPTFLTSITTAIGFGSLGISEIVPIQTLGIATATAALLAFLITIIFVPAVLAIINPNIKVKKTKAKEKRKNSFAQNYASFIQNYDGKILAVTTLLFIVLGVGLFQLRVDSNTIRYFRDDVVFKQTINFIQKQLTGPMAYEVVVDSKVKDGIKDPNFMKTIEKFSSDFEEKYSDVRHISSLIDVVKKFNDVMQGKYVIPNDQNLIAQYLLLYSLSLPQGMEINDKMDVDEQRLRVTASMNVVDTSLDLEMIEWIEEWWRNTPYSAEVNGQTAMFAHMQHDVTDTLVESILLAITTVSFVMLLIFRNIRMIPLFIIPNVLPIVLVIGVMGWLNMQIDIGVAICGAIIIGVAVDDTIHFLVKYKEAREKGMNFHEALSYTIEYAGLAIVFTTIVLSLAFAIFSLSQFMPNVNFGIITTIALIIAVVVDLVMLPAILSKFDGKDKSFLQGNDR is encoded by the coding sequence ATGAAAAAAATTTTTTCAAGTATCATAAAATTTCGATGGTTTATCGTTATTTTAATCCCGTTGCTTACACTTTTATTTGCATGGCAGTTAAAAAATATCCAGTTTGATGGCTCATATCGTATCTGGTTTGGAAAAGACTCCGATGCACTTGTCAAGTTTGATAAGTTCCGCTCTGTTTTTGGCAATGACGATGCGATTATTATCATCTTAGACCTGAAAGAGGGTGTGTTCAATAAAAAAGCACTTAGTACAATTGATAGACTGACAAATAAACTATGGGAAACACGTTTTATTGCAAGGGTAGATTCTATTACGAATTACCAATATATTCATAAAAGCGAAGAGTATCCAGATGAGATTGTAATTGAGAACTTTATAGAAGATATTGAACATTTAAGATCTGATGATTTAGAGCAAAAAAAAGAGATTGCACTCAAAGAGAATATGTTACAAGGCAAGTTGCTAAATTGCGATGCAACAACAACGATGATTGTAGGACGCCTCACTCCAAAAGCGAGTCAGTATTTTGGTTCTTCTAAAATTATCAAAGACCTTGTGGATGGGTATATTCAAGATGAAACTAAAAAAACAGGTTATAAGTTCAGACTTGCCGGAGGACCGCCGCTTAATGCAACATTTAGTTCTTTAGGCAAGCACGATGCGACAACTTATACACCTCTGGCAATTTTAATTGCAATGGTGCTTTTATGGTTCATCTTTAAACGTCTTTCCGGTGTACTGCTAAGTGTTGCGGTTGTAGTATTTACTTTTGTAATCGTTCTCGCTATACAGGTGATGCTTGGATTTAAACTCAATAATTTTACGGCAAATATGCCTATTTTTATTATAGCTATCGGTATAGCTGATGCAATGCATTTGTATTGGATCTATCTGCTTGGACGAAAAGAGGGCTTAGATAATCATGGAGCAATACACTACTCTTTGGAGAAAAACTTTTTACCGACGTTTTTAACTTCGATTACAACAGCGATAGGATTTGGTTCACTTGGAATTTCTGAAATAGTTCCTATCCAAACATTAGGGATAGCTACAGCTACGGCAGCACTTTTGGCATTTTTGATCACTATCATTTTTGTTCCGGCAGTACTTGCAATAATCAATCCGAATATCAAAGTGAAAAAAACAAAAGCAAAAGAAAAAAGAAAGAATAGTTTTGCGCAAAACTATGCGAGCTTTATCCAAAATTACGATGGGAAAATATTAGCTGTTACGACACTCCTTTTTATTGTTTTAGGAGTGGGACTGTTCCAGCTTCGAGTCGATTCAAATACTATACGATACTTCCGAGATGATGTAGTATTTAAACAGACAATAAATTTCATACAAAAACAGCTTACAGGACCGATGGCGTATGAAGTTGTAGTTGATTCCAAAGTAAAAGACGGGATAAAAGATCCAAACTTTATGAAAACAATTGAAAAATTTTCAAGTGACTTTGAAGAAAAATATAGTGATGTGCGTCATATCTCTTCCCTTATAGATGTGGTGAAGAAATTTAATGATGTGATGCAAGGAAAATACGTAATTCCAAATGATCAAAATTTGATTGCTCAGTACTTGCTCCTATATTCTCTTTCTCTACCTCAGGGGATGGAGATCAACGATAAAATGGATGTAGATGAGCAGCGTTTGCGTGTGACTGCTTCAATGAATGTAGTCGATACATCTTTAGACCTTGAGATGATCGAGTGGATAGAAGAGTGGTGGAGAAACACACCTTATAGTGCAGAGGTAAACGGACAAACAGCAATGTTTGCACATATGCAGCATGATGTAACAGATACCTTAGTAGAGTCTATTTTACTTGCAATTACCACTGTATCATTCGTGATGCTTTTAATTTTTAGAAATATTCGCATGATCCCTCTTTTTATTATCCCTAACGTACTTCCGATTGTTCTGGTAATAGGGGTAATGGGCTGGTTAAACATGCAGATCGATATTGGTGTGGCTATATGTGGTGCGATCATCATAGGCGTCGCAGTAGATGATACGATTCACTTTTTGGTAAAGTACAAAGAAGCACGAGAAAAAGGGATGAATTTTCATGAGGCACTGAGTTATACAATTGAGTATGCGGGGCTAGCAATTGTATTTACAACAATAGTACTGAGTCTTGCATTCGCGATTTTTAGTTTATCGCAGTTTATGCCAAATGTAAATTTTGGAATTATCACGACAATAGCACTGATTATTGCAGTAGTGGTGGATCTTGTGATGCTGCCTGCAATTTTAAGTAAATTTGATGGAAAAGATAAAAGTTTTTTACAAGGGAATGATAGATGA
- a CDS encoding ABC transporter ATP-binding protein, with the protein MSEKKKFPLIEFRKVEKVYGSGEAMAYALKGIDLAIEKGEFVAIMGPSGSGKSTMMNIIGSLDVPSSGEYRFDGVDVGSLDKEQLALLRRYYLGFVFQGFNLLAKTTALENVELPLIYKGIKPQERKKMAFEALEKVGISHVWDHTPGELSGGQQQRVAIARAIVTNPKILLADEPTGNLDTARSIEIMELLQKFNKEQGITVIMVTHEKDMAHFAQRIIHFKDGLIENIELNAKGKDVH; encoded by the coding sequence ATGTCTGAGAAAAAAAAATTCCCTTTGATTGAGTTCAGGAAAGTAGAAAAAGTGTACGGCAGCGGAGAGGCTATGGCATATGCACTTAAAGGGATTGATTTGGCGATTGAGAAAGGGGAGTTCGTTGCTATTATGGGACCAAGTGGTTCTGGTAAGTCAACAATGATGAATATTATAGGCTCTTTGGATGTCCCTAGCAGCGGAGAGTATAGATTTGACGGTGTTGATGTTGGAAGTTTAGATAAAGAACAGCTAGCTCTTTTAAGACGATATTATCTTGGATTTGTTTTTCAAGGATTTAATCTTCTGGCAAAAACGACAGCGCTTGAAAATGTTGAATTGCCTTTGATTTATAAGGGAATTAAACCTCAAGAGCGTAAAAAGATGGCATTTGAAGCATTGGAGAAAGTAGGTATATCTCATGTATGGGACCATACTCCAGGAGAACTTTCCGGTGGACAGCAACAGCGTGTGGCAATAGCCCGAGCAATAGTTACAAACCCGAAAATACTTTTAGCTGATGAGCCGACGGGAAATCTGGATACGGCAAGAAGCATAGAGATAATGGAGTTGCTGCAAAAGTTTAACAAAGAGCAGGGGATTACCGTAATCATGGTCACACATGAGAAAGATATGGCCCATTTTGCTCAAAGGATTATCCATTTTAAAGACGGCTTAATCGAAAATATTGAGTTAAACGCAAAGGGTAAAGATGTTCATTAA